The window GAGGTTTTCCTTTTGGCTTAAATAGCTTTGAATATGAATATTGCTGGACAAATTTATTTCTCCCCAAGCGTGCTTCTATGTGATCTGGACCTAGAAAACAAAGAGCAGGTTTTAAAGGCTTTTGAAGAAAGAATACGGCATTACTATTTGATGCCTATCGCAGAGTTAAATGTTGCCAAGTATGCTTTTGCAGCAGGTGCACTGGAACTGCTACTTATTGATGCTTTAGCGAGATATTCTACCGGGAGTACAAAGAAAGGAGATAAGAGATTTGAAACATGGTGTCAAAAGTACTTAAGACTTGATGTGGTAGTGTCCGATAAATTGTACGTGAATTTCCGCCACGGATTGCTACATGAGGGCCATATAAAAAATCTTGGGCAGTTTTCTTATGATGAAGATTTTCAGAAGCCTGTAGCGTTAGTGGATGATTGTATTGTGGTTAATCCTGTGCGTTTGCAGAATTCACTGGAACAATATCTTGAAGGTTTTCTTGTAGAGCTTAACAAAGATGAGAAGGTTTATGAATGTTTTTTGAAGTGTATGAAGAAAGATTTTCAGAAGGAGATAAATAAGCTTCGAAAGCTGTAACGTTATGGGGTTTGATTTCTGTCATGTATTAGCCAGGCAAGTCAGCCGGGCAAGCTCCCTCCGGAGAAGATTTTCAGCATACAGCAACTGCAACAGGGCAAAAACACCAAGAGCATACGGTGAACCGGAGCTCCTGTATGCCTGCCTGCCGGCGCCTGGGCCGGTGTGACGGCAGGCAATAAGGAAAGAGCCTTATGAAGGTGTTAGCCTTTCTTTTCCTGTTTGGGATGTATCCTATACCCGATGGCTTTTCGTGTGGGGGAAGGGGTGGACATGAGCTCACGGAGTGCGTCAAAAACAACCTTGAATTGTTTGTCGTATTTCTGTTCCATGGAATCCAGTTTCCGGGCCAGTTCCTGATGGGTCGCCAATAATGCTCTCAATTTTACAAAAGCCCTCACAACATGTATGCTGGCTTGCACTGCTGTGTGGCTGTTCAGGATCCCGGCCAGCATCACGGCGCCATGTTCCGTGAAAGCATAAGGTAAGTGCGGAGAAAATTTCAGCTTCCGGAGGTGGTCACAATTTGTGACCACCTCTGTCTTTTCCTTGTCGGTCAATTGAAACATGAAGTCTTCCGGGAAACGGTCAATATTCCGTTTAACCTGCTGATTCAGTTGTTTGGTGGGGACCTGGTAAAGGTCGGCCAGGTCGCTGTCCAGCATAATCCGATAGCCACGGATCATCAGGATAGCGCGGTCGGTCTTATCTGCAGGGAGGACGGAATGGTCAGGTTTCATTTTTGGTATTGGATAACAGGAAGTCGCAATTTGCGACTTCCTATGATGGCAAGCCGGGATAAGTCAAAAGCGGGCTTTAAAAGTGGAGAGGTAAGCATGATGCTGAATGAAGCACGATGGAGTTGATGGGTGGTGATCTTGTCGAGATGATTGTTCTTCAGGAAGGCCTGCACAGACTGGTTGAATGCCTTCGCTTTGTGATAGACCTTCAGTTTTTCAAAGTCGAACATGAGGGTTAGATCGGATTTTTGACAAATCTGAACATTCCGGGTTGAGAGAGTGGGCTAAAGTGATGTTGGAAGTTGCAGAGGTGACTTTTGGCAGTCACTTAACTGTAATGTCAGCATACAGTTTGAGCATACTGCAACAGGGACAAAATCAGTTTGGAGCAGGAAGCTTCTGTTGCTCCTGTATGCTCACACTGTATGCTCCAAACTGATTTTGTAGCCCCGGAGAGGGCCGACCGTTAAGAAATGCTCCAGTGGAGCATTTTAGGGAGGAGCCAGCCTGCAGGGTAGGCTTCCCGACGGGGCGAAACGAAAAAACGCCGTCCCGAAGGGTGGCGTTTTGAAGTGTAGACCGAAGGGGACGAAAATCGAACCCGATGGGGGATTTGAAGGTGATTATAGAGGCGAAATAAATGCCCGAAAAGTCAGCATGCTACAGCAGGGATAAAAGCAACAAGAGCATAAAGCTCCTGATACCAAACTGTATGCTGT is drawn from Flavobacteriales bacterium and contains these coding sequences:
- a CDS encoding ORF6N domain-containing protein — protein: MKPDHSVLPADKTDRAILMIRGYRIMLDSDLADLYQVPTKQLNQQVKRNIDRFPEDFMFQLTDKEKTEVVTNCDHLRKLKFSPHLPYAFTEHGAVMLAGILNSHTAVQASIHVVRAFVKLRALLATHQELARKLDSMEQKYDKQFKVVFDALRELMSTPSPTRKAIGYRIHPKQEKKG